Proteins encoded within one genomic window of Nordella sp. HKS 07:
- a CDS encoding response regulator transcription factor, with translation MRVLIVEDTPDVGEAIVTWLSRVGYAVDWQMTGEGARDALNVQGYDLIILDVMLPDVDGFTLLGEIRARKIDTAVLVLTARSQVDDRVGALDLGADDYLVKPFDFRELEARARALGRRRHGGAVSRLTVGDVVLDQAARLVTVAGERVDLTRREVALLEVLMARPQRVFSKAELLNQIFGFGEDAGENAIELYVARLRRKLGAAGMEIRTVRGVGYQAGSADEKR, from the coding sequence ATGCGCGTTCTGATCGTCGAGGACACGCCCGATGTCGGCGAAGCGATCGTCACCTGGCTGTCGCGGGTCGGCTATGCGGTCGACTGGCAGATGACAGGCGAGGGTGCCCGCGACGCGCTCAATGTGCAGGGCTACGACCTCATCATCCTCGACGTGATGCTGCCCGATGTCGACGGCTTCACGCTCCTGGGCGAGATCCGGGCGCGCAAAATCGATACGGCCGTTCTGGTTCTCACCGCCCGCTCGCAGGTGGACGATCGGGTGGGCGCGCTCGACCTCGGCGCCGACGACTATCTCGTGAAACCCTTCGACTTCCGCGAGCTCGAGGCGCGCGCCCGCGCTTTGGGGCGGCGACGGCATGGCGGCGCGGTGAGCCGGCTCACGGTAGGCGATGTCGTGCTCGATCAGGCGGCGCGGCTGGTGACGGTCGCGGGCGAGCGGGTCGATCTCACGCGCCGTGAGGTGGCGCTGCTCGAAGTGCTGATGGCGCGGCCGCAACGGGTGTTCAGCAAGGCGGAGCTTCTGAATCAGATTTTCGGCTTCGGCGAGGATGCGGGCGAGAACGCCATCGAGCTCTATGTCGCGAGGTTGAGGCGCAAGCTTGGTGCCGCCGGAATGGAGATCAGGACAGTACGGGGCGTCGGCTATCAGGCGGGATCGGCCGATGAAAAGAGGTAG
- a CDS encoding sensor histidine kinase — protein sequence MKRGRSSLFWRLTALISAVLLAGAAVLAIAASNYARTAADDAYDRVLLGAARQISETLAAENGAVEGGIPVSALEALSASRTARVYYRVAMPAKSEVTGYQDLPLPAGSEAGGTGPYVSNTEFKGRPIRIAAVGRYFAEANGWVMTVVGQTLEARDALARDLTLKAMVLVGLMSLIALTGVIVAIKLALRPLTTIEAALLGRPPNVLTPLDVEAPAEIATLISAINNFMERLAGRLEAMQRFIADSAHQIRTPLTALVGQVELLSGETNAAKRQHHIERVRTRTAELARLTNQLLSDAMISHRAETMGQSEVDVATLAREALAGAVPVSLDRDITVAFDAPQGAVTMRGDAVSLREAFKNVIENAIQHGARSLLRVSVRRSGAGIEVEVGDDGPGIPEALWPQAPQRFFRGRSGGTGSGLGLAIARDVAAHHGGELSFKSEGGIFSVLFTFNGAKAS from the coding sequence ATGAAAAGAGGTAGGTCGTCACTGTTCTGGCGCCTCACGGCGCTGATCTCGGCGGTGTTGCTGGCCGGCGCCGCGGTGCTCGCCATCGCCGCGTCCAACTACGCCCGCACCGCCGCCGACGATGCCTATGACCGGGTGCTGCTCGGCGCGGCGCGCCAGATCAGCGAGACGCTTGCCGCCGAGAATGGCGCGGTCGAGGGCGGCATTCCGGTATCGGCACTCGAAGCCTTGTCGGCCTCGCGCACGGCACGTGTCTATTATCGTGTCGCCATGCCGGCGAAGAGCGAGGTCACGGGCTATCAGGATCTCCCTTTGCCGGCGGGTTCGGAAGCGGGCGGGACTGGCCCTTATGTGAGCAACACGGAATTCAAAGGTCGCCCGATCCGCATCGCCGCGGTTGGACGCTACTTCGCCGAGGCCAATGGCTGGGTGATGACGGTGGTCGGCCAGACGCTCGAAGCGCGCGACGCGCTGGCCCGCGACCTCACCCTCAAGGCGATGGTGCTGGTCGGCCTGATGAGCCTCATCGCGCTCACCGGCGTGATCGTCGCCATTAAACTGGCTCTGCGGCCGCTCACCACCATCGAGGCGGCGTTGCTCGGGCGTCCACCCAATGTTCTGACGCCGCTGGATGTCGAAGCGCCGGCCGAGATCGCGACGCTCATCTCGGCGATCAACAACTTCATGGAGCGTCTCGCCGGGCGGCTCGAGGCGATGCAGCGCTTCATCGCCGATTCGGCACATCAGATCCGCACGCCGCTGACGGCGCTCGTCGGCCAGGTGGAGCTGCTTTCAGGCGAAACCAACGCCGCAAAGCGTCAGCATCATATCGAGCGGGTCAGGACGCGTACCGCGGAACTGGCGCGCCTCACCAATCAGTTGCTGAGCGACGCGATGATCAGCCACCGCGCCGAGACCATGGGACAGTCGGAAGTCGACGTGGCGACGCTGGCGCGCGAGGCGCTGGCAGGCGCGGTTCCGGTGTCGCTCGACCGCGACATCACCGTCGCTTTCGATGCGCCGCAGGGCGCGGTGACGATGCGGGGCGATGCGGTCAGCCTGCGCGAGGCGTTCAAGAACGTCATCGAGAACGCCATTCAGCACGGCGCGCGCTCCCTGCTCAGGGTCAGCGTGCGCCGGAGCGGCGCCGGCATCGAGGTCGAGGTCGGCGACGACGGACCGGGAATTCCCGAAGCGCTGTGGCCGCAGGCGCCGCAGCGTTTCTTCCGCGGCCGGTCCGGCGGCACGGGCTCGGGGCTGGGACTTGCCATCGCGCGCGACGTCGCCGCCCATCATGGCGGCGAGCTCAGCTTCAAATCGGAAGGGGGAATTTTCTCGGTGCTGTTCACATTCAATGGGGCGAAGGCGTCATGA
- a CDS encoding nodulation protein NfeD has protein sequence MTKKVTNDAVALIRSLAELRGRNADWGEKAVREAASLSAQAALDAHVIDFVTGDTASLLQAIDGRKVTTTSGVKSLATKGLPVETIEPGWLIRLLSVITDPNIAVILMLIGVYGLIFEFMSPGAVAPGVIGTLCLVLGLYALNLLPIDYTGLALMLLGLTFLTVEAFYPTVVLGAGGVAAFLLGAAMLFKVQAPGYRLSWIAVLIGTALISTLLLLSGRFLWRARSTPVRIGRRAMLGLPAEVLDWSGGAGHVLAEGERWNARSGDNFVAGERAEIAGIDGLVLTLRRKRELGPSLGEPP, from the coding sequence ATGACGAAAAAGGTGACGAATGATGCCGTGGCGCTCATCCGCAGCTTGGCGGAACTGCGTGGGCGCAATGCCGACTGGGGCGAAAAGGCGGTGCGCGAGGCGGCGAGTCTTTCGGCGCAAGCCGCGCTCGATGCGCACGTCATCGACTTCGTCACGGGCGACACGGCCAGCCTCCTGCAGGCGATTGACGGCCGCAAGGTCACGACGACGAGCGGTGTGAAGAGCCTCGCGACCAAGGGATTGCCGGTCGAGACAATCGAACCCGGCTGGCTGATCAGGCTTCTCTCGGTGATCACCGATCCCAATATCGCCGTCATCCTCATGCTCATCGGCGTCTACGGGCTCATCTTCGAATTCATGAGTCCGGGCGCGGTGGCGCCGGGCGTGATCGGCACTCTATGTCTCGTGCTCGGTCTCTATGCGCTCAATCTCTTGCCCATCGATTATACCGGCCTTGCGCTGATGCTGCTGGGCCTCACCTTTTTGACCGTTGAGGCCTTCTATCCGACGGTCGTTCTGGGCGCCGGCGGAGTAGCCGCCTTTCTTCTTGGCGCCGCGATGCTGTTCAAGGTCCAGGCGCCCGGCTATCGGTTGTCCTGGATCGCAGTGCTCATCGGGACAGCTCTGATCTCAACGCTCCTGCTGCTCTCCGGCCGCTTTCTGTGGCGAGCCCGCAGCACCCCGGTTCGCATCGGCCGCCGGGCCATGCTCGGCTTGCCGGCCGAGGTCCTGGACTGGTCGGGAGGTGCTGGCCATGTGCTCGCCGAGGGCGAGCGCTGGAATGCCCGAAGCGGCGATAATTTCGTGGCGGGCGAGCGGGCCGAAATCGCGGGCATCGATGGGCTCGTCCTCACTTTGCGGCGTAAGCGGGAACTGGGTCCAAGCTTGGGAGAACCTCCATGA
- a CDS encoding NAD(P)/FAD-dependent oxidoreductase, protein MTTDILIVGAGHNGLVCAYYLASAGLKVKIVERRAVVGGAAVTEEFHPGFRNSVAAYTVSLLNPKVIADMNLSAHGLTVVERRASNFLPQPDGRYLLTGPGRTEAEIAKFSQKDAAAYPRYSDEIDAIADVLRDLVLKPPPNLVEGGLLSSLPELLKAGALARRLGSLSLERKRVLYDLFTQSAADFLDGWFESDVVKAVFGFDSIVGAFASPKTPGTAYVQLHHCFGEVNGKKGVWGHALGGMGAITQAMAKACRDKGVEIITDAAVSEIMVEKGRAQGVVLADGRSYRARAVVSNLNPKLLFGRLVPEDALPADFLHRIRRWKCGSGTFRMNVALAELPSFTCLPGRSVGDHHTSGIIIAPTLSYMDRAYHDAREHGWSRRPIVEVLIPSTLDPSLAPNGAHVASLFCQHVAPELPDGASWDEHRDEVADLMIKTVDDYAPGFAASVLGRQINSPLDLERTFGLIGGDIFHGALSLDQLFSARPMLGYADYRSPLSGLYMCGSGTHPGGGVTGAPGHNAARAVLKDFRLKHA, encoded by the coding sequence ATGACGACGGATATCCTCATTGTCGGCGCCGGTCATAACGGCTTGGTTTGCGCCTATTACCTCGCTTCTGCCGGATTGAAAGTCAAGATCGTGGAACGGCGTGCCGTGGTAGGCGGCGCCGCCGTGACGGAAGAGTTCCATCCGGGCTTCCGCAACTCGGTCGCCGCCTATACGGTAAGCCTGCTCAATCCCAAGGTCATTGCCGACATGAATTTGTCAGCACACGGACTGACCGTGGTCGAGCGGCGCGCCTCGAATTTCCTGCCGCAGCCCGACGGGCGCTATCTGCTGACCGGCCCTGGGCGGACCGAAGCCGAGATCGCCAAATTCTCGCAAAAGGACGCTGCCGCCTATCCGCGCTACTCCGACGAGATTGATGCGATCGCCGACGTACTGCGCGACCTGGTGCTGAAGCCGCCGCCCAATCTGGTCGAGGGTGGGCTGCTGTCGAGCCTGCCCGAGCTCCTCAAGGCCGGCGCTCTCGCACGGCGGCTGGGCTCGCTTTCGCTGGAGCGCAAGCGCGTGCTCTACGATCTCTTCACGCAGTCGGCCGCTGACTTCCTCGACGGCTGGTTCGAGTCCGACGTGGTGAAGGCCGTGTTCGGCTTCGATTCGATCGTCGGCGCCTTTGCCAGCCCGAAGACGCCGGGCACCGCCTATGTGCAGCTGCATCATTGCTTTGGCGAGGTGAATGGCAAGAAGGGCGTGTGGGGTCATGCGCTGGGCGGCATGGGCGCCATCACCCAGGCCATGGCCAAGGCGTGCCGCGACAAGGGCGTCGAGATTATCACCGACGCGGCGGTGAGCGAGATCATGGTGGAAAAGGGCCGCGCGCAGGGCGTCGTCCTCGCCGATGGCAGAAGCTACAGGGCCCGGGCAGTCGTCTCCAATCTCAATCCCAAGCTCCTGTTCGGCCGCCTTGTGCCCGAGGATGCCCTGCCCGCCGATTTCCTCCACCGCATCAGGCGATGGAAATGCGGCTCCGGCACCTTCCGCATGAATGTGGCACTCGCAGAACTGCCCTCTTTCACCTGCCTGCCGGGGCGCAGCGTCGGCGATCACCATACGTCGGGCATCATCATCGCGCCGACGCTCTCTTATATGGACCGCGCCTATCACGATGCGCGTGAACACGGCTGGAGCCGCCGGCCGATCGTCGAGGTGCTGATCCCTTCGACACTCGACCCCTCGCTCGCCCCCAACGGAGCCCATGTCGCGAGCCTGTTCTGCCAGCATGTGGCACCCGAACTGCCCGACGGCGCCTCATGGGACGAGCATCGCGACGAGGTAGCCGATCTCATGATCAAGACCGTCGATGACTACGCCCCGGGCTTCGCGGCAAGCGTCCTTGGCCGCCAGATCAATTCACCGCTGGATCTCGAGCGCACTTTCGGACTCATCGGCGGCGACATCTTCCATGGTGCCCTGTCGCTCGACCAGCTCTTCTCGGCGCGTCCCATGCTCGGCTATGCCGATTATCGCAGCCCTCTCTCCGGCCTCTATATGTGCGGCTCGGGAACCCATCCGGGGGGCGGGGTCACCGGGGCTCCGGGCCACAATGCCGCCCGCGCCGTGCTCAAGGATTTTCGCCTGAAACACGCTTAG
- a CDS encoding TerC family protein, producing MDYILASSVAILQIIWIDLLLSGDNAVVIALACRSLPPHLRKWGIILGASVAILLRIIFALIISHLLAIPFLKLVGALLLVWIAVKLAKGEEVEEKAIAASDKLYKAVWTIALADAVMSLDNVVAIAAVSKGNPWLFGFGLALSIPLIMVGSQLIMKMIEKFPIIVWAGAALLGWIAGEMLATDPIIATHFEIEPHSTPVYVAAAIGAVLVVAIGYWLKSRSEPAEA from the coding sequence ATGGACTATATCCTCGCCAGTTCGGTCGCCATCCTCCAGATCATCTGGATCGACCTCCTCCTGTCCGGTGACAATGCCGTCGTCATCGCGCTCGCCTGCCGCTCGCTGCCCCCGCATCTGCGCAAATGGGGCATCATCCTTGGTGCCAGCGTCGCCATCCTGCTGCGCATCATCTTTGCGCTCATCATCTCCCACCTCCTCGCCATCCCTTTCCTGAAGCTCGTTGGCGCCCTGCTCCTGGTGTGGATCGCGGTGAAGCTCGCCAAGGGTGAGGAAGTCGAAGAGAAGGCTATCGCCGCCTCCGACAAGCTCTACAAGGCGGTGTGGACCATCGCCCTCGCCGATGCGGTGATGAGCCTCGACAATGTCGTCGCCATCGCCGCCGTGTCGAAAGGCAATCCCTGGCTGTTCGGCTTCGGCCTGGCTTTGTCCATCCCGCTCATCATGGTCGGCTCGCAGCTCATCATGAAGATGATCGAGAAATTCCCGATCATCGTCTGGGCCGGAGCGGCGCTGCTCGGCTGGATCGCCGGCGAGATGCTTGCCACCGATCCCATCATCGCCACCCACTTCGAAATCGAGCCGCATTCGACCCCGGTTTATGTCGCGGCCGCCATTGGCGCCGTCCTCGTAGTGGCGATCGGCTACTGGCTCAAATCGCGCTCGGAACCGGCTGAGGCTTGA
- a CDS encoding tripartite tricarboxylate transporter substrate binding protein: protein MNRRTLIASAVALVLAGGLSLNLAPTPAFALEELRIIAPASPGGGWDQTARAMQEAIQSGGAVKAVTVENIPGAGGTVGLAQLAGQEQGKDNVLMVNGLVMVGAILTNKSAVTLENTTPIARLTGEYEVIVVPGASEIKTLADLVAKLKADPGAVAWGGGSAGGTDHILAGLIAKAAGADVTKLNYVPFSGGGEALAAVMGGHVVAGVSGYSEWEGQIKSGELRALAISAPERVAGIDIPTLKEQGVDVELANWRAIVAAPGLNDEQKKALLATVDAAVKSDSWKKVLAAKNWTDLYLPGDDFVKLVATENARVTEVLKGIGLVQ from the coding sequence ATGAATCGTAGAACTCTCATCGCTAGTGCCGTAGCCCTCGTGCTCGCCGGCGGCCTTTCGCTGAATCTCGCACCCACGCCCGCTTTCGCACTCGAAGAGCTGCGCATCATTGCCCCCGCCTCGCCGGGCGGCGGCTGGGACCAGACGGCGCGCGCCATGCAGGAAGCCATCCAGTCGGGCGGCGCCGTCAAGGCGGTGACCGTCGAGAATATTCCGGGTGCCGGCGGCACCGTGGGCCTGGCCCAGCTTGCCGGCCAGGAGCAGGGCAAGGACAATGTGCTGATGGTCAACGGCCTGGTCATGGTCGGCGCCATTCTCACCAATAAATCCGCGGTCACGCTGGAGAACACCACGCCGATCGCCCGCCTCACCGGCGAATATGAGGTCATCGTCGTTCCGGGCGCTTCCGAGATCAAGACGCTGGCCGACCTCGTCGCCAAGCTCAAGGCCGATCCGGGTGCCGTGGCCTGGGGTGGCGGCTCGGCGGGCGGCACCGATCACATCCTGGCCGGACTCATCGCCAAGGCGGCGGGCGCCGATGTGACGAAGCTCAACTATGTGCCTTTCTCGGGTGGCGGCGAAGCGCTGGCCGCGGTGATGGGCGGCCATGTCGTCGCTGGCGTGTCCGGCTACAGCGAGTGGGAAGGACAGATCAAATCCGGTGAGTTGCGCGCCCTGGCGATCTCCGCGCCCGAGCGCGTCGCCGGCATCGATATCCCGACGCTGAAGGAACAGGGCGTCGATGTCGAGCTCGCCAATTGGCGCGCCATCGTGGCCGCTCCCGGCCTCAATGACGAGCAAAAGAAGGCGCTCCTCGCCACCGTCGATGCAGCGGTCAAGAGTGACAGCTGGAAGAAGGTCCTTGCGGCCAAGAACTGGACCGACCTCTATCTGCCGGGCGACGATTTCGTCAAGCTGGTGGCCACGGAGAATGCCCGCGTCACCGAGGTCCTTAAGGGCATCGGCCTCGTCCAGTAG
- a CDS encoding DUF992 domain-containing protein, producing the protein MRKLALAAAAVAALGLSAPAADAKTGVKIGVLTCSIEGGVGLILVSSKKINCVYQPSGGGRVERYEGRIRKLGVDIGVTHQTILAWAVFAPGKTKRGALEGTYVGATAEATVVAGLGANVLIGGFKKTISLQPLSVQVQTGLNVAAGVAGLYLDFVRR; encoded by the coding sequence ATGCGTAAACTCGCTTTGGCCGCGGCTGCGGTTGCAGCGCTCGGCCTCTCCGCTCCGGCGGCAGATGCGAAAACAGGGGTGAAGATAGGGGTGCTGACCTGCTCGATCGAGGGCGGGGTGGGCTTGATTCTGGTCTCATCGAAGAAGATCAACTGCGTCTATCAGCCGTCGGGCGGCGGGCGGGTGGAGCGCTATGAAGGGCGCATCCGCAAGCTCGGTGTCGATATCGGGGTGACCCACCAAACCATCCTGGCCTGGGCGGTTTTCGCGCCCGGCAAGACCAAGCGGGGCGCGCTCGAAGGAACCTATGTCGGGGCGACAGCCGAAGCCACCGTGGTGGCCGGACTTGGCGCCAATGTCCTGATTGGGGGATTCAAGAAAACCATTTCTCTCCAACCGCTTAGCGTGCAGGTGCAGACCGGTCTGAACGTCGCTGCAGGCGTCGCCGGGCTTTATCTGGATTTCGTCCGCCGCTAA
- a CDS encoding tripartite tricarboxylate transporter TctB family protein produces the protein MKSDNTPVSGAGLAIGFGLILLAGIIFYDAAQMQIPPTYAKVGPQAFPYFIALGLAVVGAYFAWNSWAPAARREVVAEGFDTDWRALLIIGAGLLIHLNILKPLGFVISGVFLFMCVAFAFGSRKFLRDGIVGAILVVVAYVGFTHGLGLQLPSGILAGLL, from the coding sequence GTGAAGAGCGACAACACACCCGTTTCCGGAGCCGGTCTCGCGATCGGCTTCGGCCTCATTCTGCTCGCTGGAATCATATTCTACGATGCCGCCCAGATGCAGATACCGCCGACCTACGCCAAGGTCGGTCCACAGGCCTTCCCCTATTTCATCGCCTTGGGCCTCGCGGTCGTCGGCGCCTATTTCGCCTGGAATTCCTGGGCGCCCGCCGCCAGGCGTGAGGTCGTCGCGGAGGGATTTGACACGGACTGGCGCGCTTTGCTCATCATCGGCGCGGGCCTTCTTATCCATCTCAATATCCTGAAGCCTCTGGGCTTCGTCATTTCCGGCGTGTTCCTTTTCATGTGCGTTGCCTTCGCCTTCGGCAGTCGCAAGTTCCTGCGCGACGGCATTGTCGGCGCCATCCTGGTTGTGGTGGCCTATGTCGGTTTCACGCATGGCCTGGGCCTGCAGCTGCCGTCCGGCATCCTCGCGGGTCTGTTGTAG
- a CDS encoding glycosyltransferase family 1 protein gives MRRARHVLLCWEFGGGHGHVRRLKSISDQLQARGFTTAYGLRRPEAGLAIGIALETIRPAPNWPLRPAAAGRGMTSATYGDYLAQLMLRPHDDLDERFRLWHDLIEREQPDLVIADYAPSVSLLCHERVSVVAIGDGYTLPPPTLDSFPRLIEDVPIEYDESDVVRRINAALSTYDRTPITRYPLINRADQHHLLTFPFLDPYRDQRAGGWLGTADTRGIILQNEAPRRLFSYFHESRQTDARLVDGLVQSGLPGKAIFSSPLRRTVKKLEAAGIETPDGLADLATELAASGVLVHQGSGGMTMAGIAAGLPQVMLRSDLEKTLNAKAIVARHAGIVLGWSSFVAQDLARAIREAAESPAMRDAARQLSRENEAYLQLDAAAEIANACESLLAG, from the coding sequence ATGCGGCGCGCCAGGCATGTGCTTTTGTGCTGGGAGTTCGGCGGCGGTCACGGCCACGTGCGCCGGCTCAAGTCGATCAGCGACCAGCTTCAGGCGCGCGGCTTCACGACCGCCTATGGCCTCCGGCGCCCGGAAGCCGGGCTGGCAATCGGCATCGCACTGGAAACGATCCGGCCGGCACCCAATTGGCCATTGCGGCCAGCCGCTGCCGGAAGGGGCATGACCAGCGCCACCTATGGCGACTATCTCGCGCAACTGATGCTGCGGCCTCACGACGATCTGGATGAGCGTTTCCGGCTCTGGCACGATCTCATCGAGAGGGAGCAGCCCGATCTCGTCATCGCCGACTATGCGCCGAGCGTGTCGCTCCTGTGCCATGAGCGTGTTTCCGTTGTGGCGATCGGCGACGGCTATACCCTGCCACCGCCCACGCTCGACAGCTTTCCGCGCCTCATCGAGGACGTGCCCATTGAATATGATGAGAGTGATGTCGTGCGCCGCATCAACGCCGCGCTGAGCACCTATGATCGGACACCGATCACCCGCTATCCGCTGATCAACCGGGCGGACCAGCATCATCTTCTGACCTTTCCCTTTCTCGATCCTTATCGGGATCAGCGCGCCGGCGGCTGGCTCGGGACCGCGGACACAAGAGGGATCATCCTGCAGAACGAGGCCCCCAGGCGTCTCTTCTCATATTTCCATGAGAGCCGGCAGACCGACGCGCGGCTCGTCGACGGGCTCGTCCAGTCGGGCCTCCCCGGCAAGGCCATCTTCTCATCGCCATTGCGGCGAACGGTGAAAAAACTCGAGGCGGCTGGCATCGAGACCCCTGACGGTCTTGCCGATCTCGCCACAGAGCTGGCGGCGTCGGGGGTGCTCGTTCATCAGGGCAGCGGCGGCATGACCATGGCCGGCATCGCCGCCGGGCTGCCGCAGGTCATGCTGCGGTCCGACCTGGAGAAGACACTCAATGCGAAAGCCATCGTGGCGCGCCATGCCGGCATCGTCCTCGGCTGGAGCAGCTTCGTGGCGCAGGACCTCGCCAGGGCGATCAGGGAGGCGGCCGAGAGCCCGGCCATGCGAGACGCCGCGCGTCAACTCTCGCGTGAGAACGAGGCCTATCTGCAACTCGATGCGGCGGCGGAAATCGCCAATGCCTGCGAGAGTTTACTTGCCGGATAG
- a CDS encoding ABC transporter substrate-binding protein: MTALLRYLARIGLCLVAMAGFAAAKENYRFPAVGQESAVLTIHASADISAIEPMIRDFQQAEPGITVDFTDYLTNELYDLLSAQCAGGEKMADIVISSSVDHIAKLANDGCAQAYDSPNTNRIPDWAKWRNEVFGFTFEPAVIVYNRNLVPAADIPRTHHDLAELLRAKSELYDGKIGTYDIERSGIGYLFAFFDTQQSNIFGRLLESFGRSRATLRCCTGELLSRIESGELLIGYNLIGSYAYGRYKAGAPIGIVMPRDYTLVLSRTAMIPAKAGRTDLGRKFLDYLLSSRGQSVAVEKSFFFSFDRPVPEGVDAVDPGAGSGVYRPIMIGPALLATLDQQNRQRFLAEWKASMERD, translated from the coding sequence ATGACCGCGTTGCTCCGATATCTGGCGCGCATCGGGCTTTGCCTCGTGGCAATGGCGGGCTTTGCCGCGGCCAAGGAGAACTACCGCTTTCCGGCGGTCGGCCAGGAGAGCGCGGTGCTCACCATTCATGCCTCCGCTGATATCAGCGCCATCGAGCCGATGATCCGTGATTTCCAGCAGGCCGAGCCCGGCATCACCGTCGATTTCACCGACTATCTGACCAACGAACTCTACGATCTGCTCTCCGCCCAATGTGCCGGCGGCGAGAAGATGGCGGATATCGTCATTTCGTCCTCGGTCGACCACATCGCCAAGCTTGCCAATGACGGCTGCGCCCAGGCCTATGACTCGCCCAACACCAATCGTATCCCCGACTGGGCGAAATGGCGCAACGAGGTCTTCGGCTTCACTTTCGAGCCGGCGGTGATCGTCTACAATCGCAATCTCGTGCCGGCGGCGGACATACCCCGGACCCATCACGATCTGGCCGAGCTTCTGCGGGCCAAGTCCGAGCTCTATGACGGCAAGATCGGTACCTATGACATCGAGCGTTCAGGCATCGGCTATCTCTTCGCTTTTTTCGACACGCAACAGTCGAACATCTTCGGCCGGCTGCTCGAGAGTTTCGGGCGGTCGCGGGCGACGCTGCGCTGCTGCACCGGCGAACTGCTGTCGCGTATCGAATCGGGAGAGTTGCTCATCGGATATAATCTGATCGGCTCCTATGCCTATGGTCGCTACAAGGCCGGCGCGCCGATCGGTATCGTGATGCCGCGCGATTACACGCTGGTGCTGAGCCGCACGGCAATGATCCCGGCGAAAGCCGGTCGCACCGATCTCGGCCGAAAATTCCTCGATTATCTTCTGTCGAGTCGCGGACAGTCGGTGGCGGTGGAGAAATCCTTCTTCTTCTCGTTCGACCGGCCGGTACCGGAGGGTGTCGACGCCGTCGATCCGGGGGCGGGTTCGGGCGTCTATCGGCCGATCATGATCGGCCCGGCCTTGCTCGCCACGCTCGATCAGCAGAATCGCCAGCGCTTCCTCGCCGAATGGAAGGCGTCGATGGAGCGGGATTAA
- a CDS encoding slipin family protein yields MMIDYVAYLVLAAIVILFFTSAIRILREYERGVVFTLGRFTGVKGPGLIILIPFVQQMVRVDLRVVVQAIPPQDVISRDNVSVKVNAVLYFRIVDAERAIIKVEDFMAATSQLAQTTLRSVLGKHELDEMLAERDRLNSDIQEILDQQTDAWGIKVTNVEIKDIDLNENMVRAIAKQAEAERLRRAKVINAEGEQQAAEKLVEAGKMLAAEPQAMQLRYFAALHDIAGERSSTVVFPLPVDLLAHFQRPRGEAK; encoded by the coding sequence ATGATGATCGATTATGTCGCCTATCTGGTGCTGGCCGCGATCGTGATTCTGTTCTTCACCTCGGCCATCCGGATCCTGAGGGAATATGAACGTGGTGTCGTCTTCACGCTCGGCCGTTTCACCGGCGTGAAGGGGCCCGGACTCATCATCCTCATTCCCTTTGTGCAGCAGATGGTGCGGGTGGATTTGCGCGTCGTGGTGCAGGCCATTCCGCCGCAGGATGTGATCTCGCGCGACAATGTCTCGGTCAAGGTGAATGCCGTCCTCTATTTCCGCATCGTCGATGCGGAGCGTGCGATCATCAAGGTCGAAGACTTCATGGCGGCGACCAGCCAGCTCGCCCAGACCACCTTGCGCTCGGTACTCGGCAAACATGAGCTCGACGAGATGCTGGCCGAGCGCGACCGGCTCAACAGCGACATTCAGGAAATCCTCGACCAGCAGACCGATGCCTGGGGCATTAAGGTGACCAATGTCGAGATCAAGGATATCGATCTCAACGAGAACATGGTCCGCGCCATCGCCAAGCAGGCCGAGGCCGAGCGGTTGCGCCGGGCCAAGGTGATCAATGCGGAAGGGGAGCAGCAGGCGGCGGAGAAACTGGTGGAGGCCGGCAAGATGCTCGCCGCCGAGCCGCAGGCGATGCAGTTGCGCTACTTCGCTGCCTTACATGACATAGCAGGCGAACGGTCCTCGACCGTGGTCTTTCCGCTTCCGGTGGACTTGCTGGCGCATTTTCAGCGCCCACGGGGCGAGGCCAAGTGA